One Nitrospirae bacterium YQR-1 DNA window includes the following coding sequences:
- a CDS encoding P-II family nitrogen regulator: protein MKKIDAIIKPFKLDDVKDALHVLGVAGMTVTEVKGFGRQKGHTEVYRGTEYVIDFIPKVKIEVVVPDDLVEKVIEAIEKAAKTGKIGDGKIFIYSVEDAVRIRTGERGDIAL, encoded by the coding sequence TTGAAAAAAATAGACGCAATAATTAAACCCTTTAAACTTGATGATGTCAAGGATGCCTTGCATGTTTTGGGTGTGGCGGGCATGACGGTGACGGAGGTTAAAGGTTTTGGAAGACAGAAGGGGCATACGGAGGTTTACAGGGGTACGGAGTATGTTATAGATTTTATCCCCAAGGTGAAAATCGAGGTGGTAGTGCCGGATGATTTGGTTGAGAAGGTGATTGAGGCCATAGAGAAGGCTGCTAAAACCGGTAAAATCGGCGACGGCAAAATTTTCATCTACAGTGTTGAAGATGCTGTAAGAATAAGGACAGGAGAGAGAGGAGACATAGCTCTCTAA
- a CDS encoding type 1 glutamine amidotransferase, with amino-acid sequence MSVLIVKNIANEGPGTIVDYLNSNSIAYKIVYLKQEKIPETEGFDSLVILGGPMSVNDTEKYPFLKLEEALVREFIDKGKRVLGICLGAQMIAGVLRQRVYRGPAPEIGWYNIKATAAGIDDSAFSKLIVPETSTLKVFHWHGETFDIPEGGLRLASSELYPNQAFKYKNTVYAFQFHMEVNKQMVMEWMSTENVDLGELRKQTDEIFDSYLKRAMDFYGEFFGT; translated from the coding sequence GTGTCAGTCCTGATAGTGAAAAACATAGCTAACGAGGGCCCCGGCACTATTGTGGATTACCTTAACAGTAATTCCATCGCCTATAAAATAGTTTATCTGAAACAAGAGAAAATTCCAGAGACGGAGGGGTTTGATTCCCTTGTAATACTTGGGGGCCCTATGAGTGTTAACGACACGGAGAAGTACCCTTTTTTAAAACTGGAAGAGGCACTGGTAAGGGAGTTCATAGATAAAGGGAAAAGGGTTCTGGGGATTTGCCTGGGCGCTCAGATGATAGCCGGAGTTTTAAGGCAGAGGGTCTATAGGGGGCCGGCTCCAGAAATAGGCTGGTATAACATTAAAGCAACAGCCGCAGGTATTGACGACAGCGCTTTTTCAAAACTCATAGTGCCGGAGACATCAACACTAAAAGTATTCCACTGGCACGGTGAAACTTTTGATATTCCCGAGGGAGGGCTGAGACTTGCTTCCTCGGAGCTCTACCCTAACCAGGCGTTTAAGTACAAAAACACAGTGTATGCTTTTCAGTTTCACATGGAAGTCAACAAGCAAATGGTTATGGAGTGGATGAGCACAGAGAACGTTGACCTCGGGGAGTTAAGGAAACAAACCGATGAGATTTTTGATTCGTATTTAAAGCGTGCTATGGATTTTTATGGTGAATTTTTTGGAACATAA